Proteins encoded within one genomic window of Procambarus clarkii isolate CNS0578487 chromosome 31, FALCON_Pclarkii_2.0, whole genome shotgun sequence:
- the LOC123758866 gene encoding uncharacterized protein isoform X1 has product MRNGGTVTSNMDSYSPKLAGELHTYNYNSSSQHFGSVSGGVPESIQPMTSSPQFVAQQSHSSSQLESNTGLTPGPATSLQEEFCEGTGVGGGGGRKKKKKQKSGDVPSAAMKPNLMAEDDLVDAAIPLISENQAGVEDLLFPASLPSTGGTLVGGHYLLNNNLLDQILTEKKMQILQSPDVIEFLKKQISKK; this is encoded by the exons ATGAGAAACGGCGGCACTGTAACTTCAAATATGGATAGCTATTCTCCTAAGCTGGCAGGAGAGCTACACACCTACAATTACAACAGTAGTTCACAGCATTTTGGGTCTGTATCAGGTGGTGTGCCAGAGTCTATTCAACCTATGACGTCTTCTCCCCAGTTTGTTGCCCAGCAGAGTCATTCATCTAGCCAG TTAGAGAGCAACACAGGCTTAACACCAGGGCCAGCAACTAGCTTACAAGAAGAATTTTGCGAGGGGACTGGTGTTGGAGGAGGTGGCGGgcgcaagaaaaaaaagaaaCAGAAAAGCGGAGACGTTCCAAGTGCTGCTATGAAACCCAACCTAATGGCTGAAGACGACCTTGTTGATGCTGCCATACCACTGATCTCAGAAAATCAAG CAGGTGTGGAAGATCTGTTATTTCCAGCATCATTGCCCTCAACTGGCGGAACATTAGTGGGTGGCCATTACCTTCTTAACAATAACCTGCTTGATCAGATACTGACAGAAAAGAaaatg CAAATACTGCAGTCACCTGATGTAATAGAATTCTTGAAGAAACAGATATCTAAGAAATAA
- the LOC123758866 gene encoding uncharacterized protein isoform X2 produces MRNGGTVTSNMDSYSPKLAGELHTYNYNSSSQHFGSVSGGVPESIQPMTSSPQFVAQQSHSSSQLESNTGLTPGPATSLQEEFCEGTGVGGGGGRKKKKKQKSGDVPSAAMKPNLMAEDDLVDAAIPLISENQGVEDLLFPASLPSTGGTLVGGHYLLNNNLLDQILTEKKMQILQSPDVIEFLKKQISKK; encoded by the exons ATGAGAAACGGCGGCACTGTAACTTCAAATATGGATAGCTATTCTCCTAAGCTGGCAGGAGAGCTACACACCTACAATTACAACAGTAGTTCACAGCATTTTGGGTCTGTATCAGGTGGTGTGCCAGAGTCTATTCAACCTATGACGTCTTCTCCCCAGTTTGTTGCCCAGCAGAGTCATTCATCTAGCCAG TTAGAGAGCAACACAGGCTTAACACCAGGGCCAGCAACTAGCTTACAAGAAGAATTTTGCGAGGGGACTGGTGTTGGAGGAGGTGGCGGgcgcaagaaaaaaaagaaaCAGAAAAGCGGAGACGTTCCAAGTGCTGCTATGAAACCCAACCTAATGGCTGAAGACGACCTTGTTGATGCTGCCATACCACTGATCTCAGAAAATCAAG GTGTGGAAGATCTGTTATTTCCAGCATCATTGCCCTCAACTGGCGGAACATTAGTGGGTGGCCATTACCTTCTTAACAATAACCTGCTTGATCAGATACTGACAGAAAAGAaaatg CAAATACTGCAGTCACCTGATGTAATAGAATTCTTGAAGAAACAGATATCTAAGAAATAA